From a region of the Xylanibacillus composti genome:
- a CDS encoding acyl carrier protein has protein sequence MSNELKERVLMILRDNVDDPGALDAIGMDDDLSVLGINSMTFIKLVLSMEMEFGVSWDDEELDFQHFSTINNIIRYLSQSTVGEGA, from the coding sequence ATGTCGAATGAGTTGAAGGAACGGGTGTTGATGATTTTGCGGGACAATGTGGATGATCCGGGTGCGCTGGATGCAATCGGCATGGACGATGATTTGTCTGTGCTCGGCATCAATTCGATGACGTTTATCAAGCTTGTGCTGTCTATGGAGATGGAATTTGGCGTATCGTGGGATGACGAGGAACTGGACTTTCAGCATTTTTCCACGATCAACAATATTATTCGATACTTGTCGCAGTCGACGGTGGGGGAAGGCGCATAA
- a CDS encoding sugar phosphate isomerase/epimerase family protein — MLDNRLALSSWSLHRLLGPLRWTVWDEASRSQTTAVQLQPQEIELLELPKVVKARGFQYLELCHFHFPSTEEEYLSQLKQAFADAEVRFHTLLVDYGDISSPEEERRRSDMAYLRQWLDIAAKAGADAVRIVAGEQEAGDLEAMERSREALTDLRAYGQARGVMVVTENFRELTATVGSWRELLESIEPRVSTIVDFGNLLPSEREAGIAYGTPHAHSIHAKPLYREDGSIDKEDFERMLAVVTELNDSVPITVIFDQEGDMWEGITEIQACMQAFGKGDRG, encoded by the coding sequence ATGTTGGACAATCGATTGGCTTTGAGCTCGTGGAGCTTGCACAGGCTGCTTGGACCGCTGCGCTGGACCGTGTGGGATGAGGCAAGCCGCAGCCAGACAACCGCCGTACAGCTGCAGCCGCAGGAGATCGAGCTGCTTGAGCTGCCGAAGGTCGTCAAAGCGAGAGGGTTCCAGTATTTGGAGCTCTGCCACTTTCATTTTCCATCCACAGAGGAGGAGTACTTGTCACAGCTGAAGCAGGCGTTCGCAGATGCAGAGGTGCGCTTCCACACACTGCTCGTCGATTACGGCGATATTTCTTCTCCCGAAGAGGAGCGCAGACGGTCGGATATGGCGTATTTGCGCCAATGGCTGGATATAGCCGCGAAGGCAGGTGCAGATGCGGTGCGCATTGTAGCGGGGGAGCAGGAAGCCGGTGATCTGGAAGCGATGGAGCGGAGCCGCGAGGCGCTGACGGACCTGCGGGCATATGGACAGGCGCGGGGCGTCATGGTGGTGACAGAGAATTTTCGCGAGTTGACGGCAACCGTCGGGAGCTGGCGTGAGCTGCTTGAAAGCATCGAGCCGCGCGTGAGCACAATCGTAGACTTCGGCAATCTTCTGCCCTCGGAGCGGGAAGCCGGGATCGCTTACGGCACGCCGCACGCCCACAGCATTCATGCCAAGCCGCTGTATCGGGAAGACGGATCGATAGACAAGGAAGATTTCGAACGCATGCTGGCGGTAGTAACCGAACTTAACGATTCCGTTCCGATCACGGTCATCTTCGATCAAGAAGGAGATATGTGGGAGGGCATAACCGAAATTCAGGCTTGCATGCAGGCGTTCGGAAAGGGGGATCGCGGATGA
- a CDS encoding radical SAM/SPASM domain-containing protein translates to MWTNAGALRDDALVDYVQKLAPQLKQMTIFPSEICNYRCNFCHIWGDTGWALKEPQRVIREQLDIAVLKRFIDQVAAVNRNVGVILTGGEIMLYQHFEELVSHLRSKRMNVYLLTNGSLIKKRINFLIENVVICNISIDGPREYHDEIRGKGSFDTICDNIEALLQEKKRRKKMFPYISINMVLSPTNYKAAKDLIPSLRERFKDSTIILHDTKNPWMKKRDIAVNFSPLLYTTPERGQAYAKQMKEHLNVDVSPAWQGFVEEAIDIDTQYLKKDLQDIWAAEGVDYSDYVDIHDYYTDIHNVFGRSKCVAPWHELIIRRTGDVYPCVDLPDYKLGNIYENSYEEIWEGERAATFRDYLKTDNLMMCNRCTRLFADAETF, encoded by the coding sequence ATGTGGACGAATGCCGGGGCATTGCGGGATGACGCGCTGGTGGATTACGTGCAGAAGCTGGCTCCTCAGCTGAAGCAAATGACCATTTTTCCTTCGGAGATTTGCAATTATCGCTGCAACTTTTGCCACATCTGGGGCGACACAGGCTGGGCGCTCAAGGAGCCGCAGCGGGTCATTCGGGAGCAGCTCGACATTGCGGTGCTGAAGAGATTTATTGATCAGGTGGCAGCTGTCAATCGCAATGTCGGTGTCATTCTTACAGGCGGCGAAATTATGCTGTATCAGCACTTTGAGGAGCTCGTATCGCATCTGCGCAGCAAGCGCATGAATGTCTACTTGCTGACGAACGGCTCGCTGATCAAGAAGCGGATCAACTTTTTGATAGAGAATGTCGTCATTTGCAATATTTCCATTGACGGGCCGCGGGAATACCACGATGAGATTCGCGGCAAGGGCAGCTTTGATACCATTTGTGATAATATAGAAGCATTGCTGCAAGAGAAGAAGAGGCGGAAGAAAATGTTTCCTTATATCAGCATCAACATGGTGCTTTCGCCTACCAACTACAAGGCGGCCAAGGACTTGATTCCTTCCTTGCGCGAACGCTTCAAGGATTCTACGATTATCCTGCACGACACGAAGAATCCTTGGATGAAAAAACGCGATATTGCGGTCAATTTCTCACCGCTTCTGTACACGACGCCGGAGCGAGGACAAGCCTACGCGAAGCAGATGAAGGAGCATCTGAATGTGGATGTATCTCCGGCCTGGCAGGGCTTCGTGGAAGAAGCGATTGACATCGATACCCAGTACTTGAAAAAAGACTTGCAGGACATTTGGGCGGCAGAAGGCGTTGATTACAGCGATTATGTAGATATCCATGATTATTATACCGATATTCATAATGTATTCGGCCGTTCCAAATGCGTAGCGCCCTGGCATGAGCTGATTATTCGCCGGACAGGCGATGTGTATCCTTGCGTCGATCTGCCGGATTATAAGCTGGGCAACATTTACGAGAATTCCTATGAAGAGATTTGGGAAGGGGAGCGTGCTGCAACGTTCCGCGACTATTTGAAAACCGATAACTTGATGATGTGCAACCGCTGTACGCGCTTGTTCGCTGACGCGGAAACTTTCTAG
- the mobA gene encoding molybdenum cofactor guanylyltransferase, whose product MLDTACLLQDEVGRLTGVILAGGKQEKPGGVHKALWTYQGERLVQRQIQLMQPICSEIILVTNEPRLFLPLVDSRVRIITDFYDGKGPLGGMHAAMTLAKHPHLWVVGCDMPFLSSDAALLSWKLIRKLDVDAVLPLLDGKLHPWHGVYNKRCASVLSFLLDRDKESIWSFLERVRFEPLTEANLETHGLNGHFIRQICTEDEYTHAKAIE is encoded by the coding sequence ATGCTGGATACTGCATGCCTGTTGCAAGACGAGGTTGGCAGGCTCACCGGCGTTATCCTGGCCGGAGGCAAGCAAGAGAAGCCGGGTGGCGTGCACAAGGCATTATGGACGTATCAGGGGGAGAGGCTCGTACAGCGTCAAATCCAACTTATGCAGCCGATTTGCTCTGAAATCATCTTGGTGACCAATGAGCCCCGGTTGTTCCTCCCCTTGGTCGACAGCCGCGTTCGGATTATAACGGATTTCTACGATGGCAAGGGGCCGCTAGGCGGCATGCACGCTGCCATGACGCTGGCCAAGCATCCCCATCTCTGGGTAGTCGGCTGCGATATGCCCTTTTTGTCATCCGATGCGGCGTTGCTTTCGTGGAAGCTGATCCGCAAGCTGGATGTGGATGCGGTCTTGCCATTGCTTGATGGGAAACTGCACCCATGGCATGGCGTTTACAATAAACGGTGCGCATCAGTGTTGTCGTTCTTGCTGGACAGGGATAAGGAATCGATCTGGAGCTTTCTTGAGAGAGTGCGCTTTGAGCCTTTGACAGAAGCGAATCTGGAGACGCATGGATTGAACGGGCATTTCATCCGGCAAATTTGCACGGAGGATGAATACACGCACGCCAAGGCGATCGAGTGA
- a CDS encoding PAS domain-containing sensor histidine kinase — MTNDRDKLHPEVIGHNLDQLQEQIDFHILDPSFRDNLKHSLKQLADVKFALDTSSIVAITDHRGMIQYVNDKFCEISQYSRDELIGQDHRIINSGYHSKAFMRSLWQTISSGDVWRGEIKNKAKTGSYYWVNTTIVPFLDEQGRPYQYLAIRNEVTQLKKVEEELKQMMSHVMNIQEEERRRFSRELHDGIGQSLFSLLIQMDRLIGDTKLKELESIRGYVASIIEEVRGLAWELRPSVLDDLGVVPAIRSYIENYTEHYGIQVDFTCNMRKRLDANKETTIYRVIQEALTNIGRYADVEEAKVTLQEDEACIKACIEDRGKGFRRAADAKGVGLFSMEERARSVGGRLTIDSEPDRGTIVTLLVPK; from the coding sequence TTGACGAATGATCGTGACAAGCTGCATCCGGAAGTCATCGGCCACAACCTGGACCAGTTGCAGGAGCAGATTGATTTCCACATACTCGACCCATCGTTTCGCGACAATCTCAAACATTCCCTGAAGCAGCTCGCAGACGTCAAGTTTGCGCTTGACACCTCATCGATTGTAGCGATTACAGACCACCGGGGCATGATTCAATATGTGAATGACAAGTTTTGCGAAATCTCTCAGTATTCCCGCGACGAGTTAATCGGGCAAGACCACCGCATTATCAATTCCGGTTATCACAGCAAGGCGTTCATGCGGAGCCTGTGGCAGACGATCTCCTCAGGAGACGTGTGGCGCGGCGAAATCAAAAACAAGGCAAAGACTGGCAGTTATTACTGGGTAAATACGACGATTGTCCCCTTCCTGGATGAACAAGGCCGCCCTTATCAATATCTTGCGATCCGCAATGAAGTAACCCAATTGAAAAAGGTTGAGGAAGAACTGAAGCAGATGATGTCCCATGTGATGAATATTCAGGAGGAAGAGCGCCGCCGCTTCTCGCGGGAGCTGCATGACGGCATCGGGCAAAGTCTCTTCTCGCTGCTCATCCAGATGGACCGCCTGATTGGCGATACGAAGCTGAAGGAGCTTGAAAGCATTCGCGGCTATGTCGCTTCTATTATTGAAGAAGTGCGGGGGCTCGCTTGGGAGCTGCGGCCTTCGGTGCTGGATGACCTGGGCGTTGTGCCGGCCATTCGCTCGTATATCGAAAACTACACCGAGCATTACGGCATTCAGGTAGACTTCACCTGCAACATGCGCAAACGGCTGGATGCCAACAAAGAGACGACCATCTACCGGGTCATTCAAGAAGCGTTGACGAACATCGGAAGATATGCGGATGTGGAAGAAGCCAAAGTCACGCTGCAAGAAGATGAAGCCTGTATCAAGGCTTGTATTGAAGATCGCGGCAAAGGCTTTAGGCGCGCCGCCGATGCGAAAGGAGTCGGATTGTTCAGCATGGAGGAACGGGCCCGCAGCGTCGGCGGCCGACTCACCATCGACTCCGAGCCCGATCGCGGCACAATTGTAACCTTGCTTGTACCCAAGTAG
- a CDS encoding TIGR01777 family oxidoreductase, producing MTNKVVIAGGTGFIGDYFREQFQLDGYEVVIISRQSPHLAWTDQAAIVEALEDAAALINLAGKSVNCRYHERNKAAIMASRTETTRLLGEAVSACANPPKLWLNSSTATIYRHAEDRPMTEMDGEIGSGFSVEVAKAWERQFFSFGMPNTRQIALRIAIVLGQSGGVVGPYRQLVKFGLGGVQGKGTQMFSWIHVKDLYRIVRFAMEHTELEGPLNCSSPNPVPNHELMRQLRRALGRGFGLPAPRWLLECGAALIRTETELVLKSRWVLPERLLQAGFTFAYPTLETALEEIFAT from the coding sequence ATGACGAACAAAGTTGTCATTGCCGGAGGAACAGGATTCATCGGCGATTATTTCCGAGAACAATTTCAGTTGGACGGATATGAGGTTGTCATCATCTCACGACAGTCGCCCCATCTTGCATGGACCGATCAGGCCGCGATTGTAGAAGCGTTGGAGGATGCGGCAGCGCTGATCAACCTTGCCGGAAAATCTGTAAATTGCCGCTATCATGAACGGAATAAAGCGGCAATCATGGCGTCACGCACCGAAACGACAAGGCTGCTGGGCGAAGCGGTATCTGCATGCGCCAATCCGCCGAAGCTGTGGCTCAACTCCAGCACTGCCACCATCTACCGACATGCGGAGGACCGGCCAATGACAGAGATGGACGGTGAAATCGGTTCCGGCTTCTCGGTGGAGGTAGCCAAGGCATGGGAGCGGCAGTTTTTCTCCTTCGGCATGCCTAACACTAGGCAAATTGCGCTGCGAATTGCTATTGTGCTGGGACAGTCAGGCGGGGTTGTCGGTCCGTATCGGCAGTTGGTCAAGTTTGGCCTTGGCGGGGTACAGGGCAAGGGCACGCAAATGTTCAGCTGGATTCATGTAAAGGATCTGTATCGCATTGTCCGATTTGCCATGGAGCACACGGAGCTGGAAGGACCGCTAAACTGTTCGTCGCCCAATCCGGTGCCGAACCATGAACTGATGCGCCAGCTGCGCAGGGCTTTGGGCAGGGGCTTCGGACTGCCAGCCCCCAGGTGGCTGCTGGAATGCGGCGCGGCGCTCATACGCACGGAAACGGAGCTGGTGCTGAAAAGTCGCTGGGTACTTCCGGAAAGACTGCTTCAGGCAGGTTTTACCTTCGCGTATCCAACACTGGAAACCGCTTTGGAAGAGATATTTGCGACATAG
- a CDS encoding response regulator transcription factor encodes MVKILLVDDHAVVRTGLKMLLDGKEQMEVVGEAADGDEAIEAAAALRPDVVLMDLNMPQGKDGLTATAELKKLLPDVAVLILTMHDDDEYLFRAIHAGASGYVLKSAPHDELVTAIQTVAEGNAYLYPTATKKLMAEYVDKLKRGDAPTAYETLSEREKEILALIAKGYSNKEIAEQLIISVKTVESHKSNVMDKLGLKTRPDLVKYALKKGLLHFDE; translated from the coding sequence ATGGTGAAGATATTGCTGGTGGATGATCACGCGGTCGTCCGCACCGGGCTGAAAATGTTGTTGGACGGGAAAGAACAAATGGAAGTGGTCGGAGAAGCGGCGGACGGCGATGAAGCGATAGAGGCGGCAGCGGCCTTGCGTCCCGATGTAGTGCTGATGGATTTGAATATGCCGCAGGGCAAGGATGGGCTTACAGCAACGGCGGAATTAAAGAAGCTGCTGCCGGATGTTGCCGTCTTGATCTTGACGATGCATGACGATGACGAGTATTTGTTTCGGGCCATCCATGCAGGCGCATCCGGCTATGTGTTGAAAAGCGCGCCGCATGATGAGTTGGTGACCGCTATCCAAACTGTTGCCGAAGGCAATGCCTATTTGTATCCGACGGCAACCAAGAAGCTGATGGCTGAATACGTGGACAAGCTGAAGCGCGGTGACGCCCCTACAGCCTATGAGACATTGTCAGAACGGGAAAAGGAAATACTGGCGCTGATAGCGAAGGGCTACAGCAACAAGGAAATTGCCGAGCAGCTGATCATCAGCGTCAAAACCGTAGAATCCCACAAAAGCAACGTCATGGACAAACTTGGACTGAAGACCAGGCCGGATTTGGTAAAATACGCATTGAAGAAAGGGCTGCTGCACTTTGACGAATGA
- a CDS encoding BtrH N-terminal domain-containing protein — protein MMYADALLFDFQQAEADRTTIASRMKLLNQPLHMLEIFHGYAVNIHQTAPAEGWRIIKDELDKGFPVGLNVDSYYVPWDDKYRKEHYYTHMIVVVGVDADDQLICLDPYFEMTDQLLPRQELELGFRACMTLREGKGRIPNRERLVATFRPLIARQQEQLVSAFEPLVHALDGIDFAEETKGCEDFGGSPLYHQLSSLIFSRFNFAKSLDYMAEQYGLEPLRDFADQCRHYSNKWSTVRALLAKMNYASQLPGAPDLTDNLKQRVRQLVASEADMLAQLLACLDGGGAAQLAGSREVSPERRQAEQTGKPAETVIPVDLASYCNNYGIAGPRANFDAVGFYYARVNMPDGGLLRIEDMSFRFPACEAGAPDNIACEGQTVTLPTEEVRGMMLLGSGEQGNHAEIAKLVFADGSSEEVAMDFPDWWSRMGHSRHVIAWQSWPEHDEKGRASHSVHLFAKKITFSEAKRVREIVLPLLPNLHLFALSLWK, from the coding sequence ATGATGTACGCAGATGCGTTGCTTTTCGATTTTCAGCAGGCCGAAGCAGATCGGACTACGATTGCCTCGCGCATGAAGCTGCTGAATCAGCCGCTGCATATGCTTGAAATTTTTCATGGCTATGCCGTCAATATTCACCAGACGGCTCCGGCAGAAGGGTGGCGGATTATTAAGGATGAGCTGGACAAAGGGTTTCCAGTCGGCTTGAATGTGGACTCCTACTATGTGCCTTGGGATGATAAATACCGCAAGGAGCATTACTATACACACATGATCGTAGTTGTCGGCGTCGATGCGGACGATCAGCTGATTTGCCTGGACCCGTATTTTGAGATGACGGACCAGCTGCTGCCGCGTCAAGAGCTGGAACTGGGGTTCAGGGCTTGCATGACGTTGCGCGAAGGGAAGGGGCGCATCCCGAACAGGGAGAGGCTTGTTGCAACATTTCGTCCGCTGATCGCTCGCCAGCAGGAGCAATTAGTCTCCGCATTTGAGCCGCTGGTTCATGCGCTGGACGGCATCGACTTCGCCGAGGAAACGAAGGGGTGCGAGGATTTCGGCGGGAGTCCGTTATATCACCAGCTGAGCAGTCTGATCTTCTCGCGCTTCAACTTCGCCAAATCGCTGGATTATATGGCGGAACAGTACGGACTCGAGCCGCTTCGCGACTTTGCGGATCAATGCAGACATTACTCCAACAAGTGGTCGACCGTTCGAGCGCTGCTGGCGAAGATGAACTATGCGTCGCAGCTGCCGGGCGCGCCGGATCTGACCGACAATCTCAAGCAGCGCGTGAGACAACTTGTTGCCTCGGAAGCTGATATGCTTGCGCAATTGTTGGCCTGTCTGGATGGCGGGGGAGCAGCTCAGCTTGCAGGAAGCAGGGAAGTCAGCCCGGAACGGCGGCAAGCAGAGCAAACTGGCAAGCCAGCTGAAACAGTTATTCCTGTTGACCTTGCATCCTATTGCAACAATTACGGGATTGCTGGTCCGCGCGCCAATTTCGATGCAGTCGGTTTCTATTATGCGCGCGTGAACATGCCGGATGGGGGGCTGCTGCGCATTGAGGACATGTCGTTTCGCTTTCCTGCATGCGAAGCCGGCGCGCCGGACAACATTGCCTGCGAGGGACAGACAGTAACCTTGCCCACGGAAGAAGTGCGGGGCATGATGCTGCTGGGCAGCGGCGAGCAAGGCAATCATGCGGAAATCGCCAAACTGGTGTTTGCAGACGGGTCTTCGGAGGAAGTGGCGATGGATTTCCCGGATTGGTGGAGCCGTATGGGGCATAGCAGACATGTAATCGCTTGGCAGTCGTGGCCGGAGCATGATGAGAAAGGACGAGCCTCCCATTCTGTCCACTTGTTCGCCAAGAAAATCACGTTTTCAGAGGCTAAGCGGGTACGCGAAATTGTGCTGCCGCTGCTTCCGAATCTGCACCTCTTCGCGTTGTCGCTTTGGAAGTGA
- a CDS encoding beta-ketoacyl synthase N-terminal-like domain-containing protein, whose product MTQWARLIFEKVAAGDLHEETALALLESFESMQADSLPGKRKDIAIIGLSMRMPGAHTLEQFWHNLSRKRECIGEYPIHRRRDSEPFIRTHTTLKTDEITYSIGGYLDEVDKFDYDFFQLSPMEAALMDPNHRMFLESCWSAIEDAGYGGGRLQGSRTGVYIGHADWPLYGQYITKTQPSRIQMAGVGNTPSILASRISYLLDLRGPSLLIDTACSSSLVAVHTACKAIQNGDCDMALTGGVKLCLMPVAGVFDIGIESSRAQTSAFDEGSDGTVWGEGAAALLLKPLDQALADRDHIYAVIKGSGMNQDGASVGITAPNAAAQEEVLCRAWEDAGVHPESIALFEAHGTGTRLGDPIEVDGIRRAFQRYTRRKQFCAIGSVKTNIGHLDGLSGIAGLLKGIAALRFKQLPPTLHFTRPNRSIPFADTPVYVQDRLADWESPDYPRRCGVSSFGFSGTNCHVVLEEAPDPDGDAQAADLRADDADSLPYMFPVSAKCEESLQAWADAYANRIREAEEPLADICFTASTGRGHYAYRLVVTGKDKRELADKLAAYARNVHIPDGSYIGAHKEVAQAREMRAPGEVTPSERREYSRKANEILHLLLDAEDGQERIALSRQLCEHYVRGADVDWGLLYGERAGRKVRLPAYPFRRLRCWMDDAREQTGSAAKQPVRLTGRPSGQYSAEERLLGQIWGELLGLETLDIYDDFFEIGGNSIQAIRLEADLAKLGVKLSAEQIEAERCIQRLAAYISAECAANVAGGAEAAVASASAPAASAAQPSSTVRTTDYARVVAIEHTTVAISGIEPFNDVFFKNCFYNSLFPVVRHYGASILPILLNDLIVFAKNGTRYEVEYVSHRPDQAVFEQVGLQLAARRGNEQFVEEAKREIAAGRPVIVWVDAFELSIRKDAYRKEHMDHTLLIYGYDPPSRQFLVIEHDRRENLSYRRQLVSYEDMERGCRAFDERYFRSGEHAATHYLISPIGTREGRMAEPEELRASCARSFAVMLSESQALQEQSESVLAQFVSDFQAAVADEAHLRACVEEWADFLNQVMNSKQVEVYRLRQLLGEDHELVQSADRLRKSWDTVRKGVVRYLYLPVFDAAALQKLADRLQELPRQEQQFRLQLQAAMNSYLLTT is encoded by the coding sequence ATGACACAATGGGCGCGCTTGATTTTTGAAAAGGTAGCGGCAGGCGACTTGCATGAAGAGACTGCGCTTGCGCTTCTGGAATCATTCGAATCCATGCAAGCCGACTCGCTGCCCGGAAAACGAAAGGATATTGCGATTATCGGCTTGTCCATGCGGATGCCCGGCGCCCATACGCTGGAGCAATTCTGGCACAATTTGAGCCGCAAGCGGGAGTGCATCGGCGAATATCCCATTCATCGCCGCCGGGACAGCGAACCGTTCATTCGGACCCATACAACATTGAAAACCGATGAGATCACGTATAGTATTGGCGGTTATCTGGACGAAGTAGACAAGTTTGACTACGACTTTTTTCAGCTTTCGCCGATGGAAGCAGCCCTTATGGACCCCAATCACCGGATGTTCCTGGAAAGCTGCTGGTCCGCGATTGAAGATGCGGGATACGGCGGCGGCAGGCTTCAGGGCAGCAGGACCGGCGTATATATCGGTCACGCCGATTGGCCGCTGTACGGACAATATATCACGAAGACGCAGCCATCCCGAATCCAGATGGCCGGGGTCGGCAATACGCCATCCATACTGGCCAGCCGGATCTCCTACTTGCTTGATTTGCGCGGGCCTTCCCTGCTGATCGATACGGCGTGCTCCTCCTCGCTCGTTGCGGTCCATACGGCGTGCAAAGCGATTCAGAACGGGGATTGTGACATGGCGCTTACCGGCGGAGTGAAGCTGTGCCTGATGCCGGTTGCGGGCGTATTCGATATCGGGATTGAGTCATCGCGCGCACAGACGAGCGCCTTCGACGAAGGCTCAGACGGCACCGTATGGGGAGAAGGTGCGGCTGCACTTCTCTTGAAACCGCTGGACCAAGCGTTGGCCGACCGGGATCACATTTATGCCGTAATTAAAGGAAGCGGCATGAATCAGGATGGCGCATCTGTAGGCATCACTGCGCCTAATGCGGCTGCGCAGGAGGAGGTGCTTTGCCGAGCGTGGGAGGATGCAGGCGTGCATCCCGAAAGCATTGCGCTGTTTGAGGCGCATGGCACAGGGACACGACTCGGCGATCCGATCGAAGTCGACGGCATCCGGCGTGCCTTCCAACGGTATACAAGAAGAAAGCAGTTTTGCGCCATAGGCTCGGTCAAGACGAACATCGGCCATCTGGACGGCCTGTCCGGAATTGCCGGTTTGCTGAAAGGGATCGCTGCTCTGCGGTTCAAGCAGCTGCCGCCCACCCTGCATTTTACCCGTCCGAATCGCAGCATCCCGTTCGCCGATACTCCGGTCTACGTCCAGGATCGGCTCGCCGATTGGGAATCGCCGGACTATCCGCGGCGCTGCGGCGTCAGCTCCTTTGGATTCAGCGGGACTAACTGCCACGTTGTGCTTGAGGAGGCACCCGATCCGGATGGAGATGCACAGGCGGCGGATTTGCGGGCTGACGACGCTGACAGTCTGCCCTATATGTTTCCGGTATCGGCCAAGTGCGAAGAATCGCTGCAGGCATGGGCAGATGCTTACGCCAATCGCATTCGGGAAGCAGAAGAGCCTCTTGCGGACATTTGTTTCACAGCCAGCACAGGCAGAGGGCATTATGCTTATCGGCTCGTTGTCACGGGAAAAGACAAGCGGGAATTAGCAGACAAGCTCGCGGCTTATGCTCGCAATGTCCACATACCAGATGGCAGCTATATCGGCGCGCACAAGGAAGTTGCCCAAGCGAGAGAAATGCGGGCGCCAGGGGAAGTTACGCCTTCTGAGCGAAGGGAATACAGCCGCAAGGCCAACGAAATCCTTCATCTGCTGCTTGATGCCGAGGACGGGCAGGAACGCATTGCGCTCAGCCGACAGTTGTGCGAGCACTATGTCCGGGGAGCTGATGTCGACTGGGGCTTGCTTTATGGGGAGAGGGCTGGCCGCAAAGTGAGGCTGCCCGCTTATCCGTTCCGGCGCTTGCGATGCTGGATGGACGATGCAAGGGAGCAGACAGGAAGCGCAGCGAAACAGCCCGTGCGGCTTACAGGCAGACCAAGCGGGCAGTATTCTGCAGAGGAACGACTGCTCGGCCAGATATGGGGAGAACTGTTGGGCTTGGAGACGCTGGATATTTACGATGATTTCTTTGAAATAGGCGGCAATTCCATCCAGGCGATCAGGCTGGAAGCGGATTTGGCCAAGCTGGGCGTAAAGCTGAGCGCAGAACAGATTGAAGCCGAACGCTGCATTCAGCGGCTGGCCGCGTACATTTCTGCAGAATGTGCCGCTAACGTGGCGGGAGGCGCCGAGGCAGCTGTCGCATCAGCAAGCGCACCTGCAGCGTCAGCGGCACAACCGTCATCCACTGTGCGAACGACAGATTATGCCCGCGTTGTTGCTATAGAACATACGACCGTTGCCATTTCCGGGATTGAGCCGTTCAATGACGTGTTCTTCAAAAATTGCTTTTACAATTCGCTCTTTCCGGTCGTGCGTCACTACGGCGCATCGATCCTGCCGATCCTGCTGAATGATCTGATCGTGTTCGCGAAGAACGGCACCCGGTACGAAGTGGAGTATGTTTCGCATCGCCCGGACCAGGCTGTGTTCGAGCAGGTCGGATTGCAGCTGGCCGCAAGGCGCGGCAACGAGCAATTCGTTGAAGAAGCGAAGCGCGAGATCGCGGCCGGCCGGCCGGTCATCGTCTGGGTGGACGCCTTTGAATTGTCGATACGCAAGGACGCTTACCGGAAGGAGCATATGGACCACACGCTGCTCATTTACGGGTACGATCCGCCGTCCCGACAATTTCTCGTGATCGAGCACGACCGCCGGGAAAATTTATCGTATCGCCGCCAGCTTGTTTCCTACGAAGATATGGAGCGAGGCTGCCGTGCTTTTGATGAACGGTATTTCCGCAGCGGGGAGCATGCAGCTACGCATTACTTGATTAGTCCAATCGGCACTCGTGAAGGCCGGATGGCGGAACCAGAAGAGCTTCGGGCTAGCTGCGCCCGTTCATTCGCCGTTATGCTGTCTGAAAGCCAGGCGCTACAGGAACAAAGCGAGTCGGTGCTTGCGCAATTTGTGTCCGATTTCCAAGCAGCGGTTGCCGATGAAGCGCATTTGCGTGCATGCGTGGAGGAGTGGGCCGATTTCCTGAATCAGGTGATGAACAGCAAGCAGGTTGAGGTGTATCGGCTGAGACAATTGCTCGGAGAGGATCACGAGCTTGTCCAGTCTGCGGACCGGCTGAGAAAAAGCTGGGACACAGTTCGCAAAGGCGTTGTTCGGTACTTGTACTTGCCGGTCTTCGATGCCGCTGCGCTTCAGAAACTGGCGGACAGATTGCAGGAACTTCCCCGGCAGGAGCAGCAATTCAGGCTGCAGCTGCAGGCAGCCATGAACTCTTATTTACTAACGACCTAA